Within the Phaseolus vulgaris cultivar G19833 chromosome 9, P. vulgaris v2.0, whole genome shotgun sequence genome, the region GAGGGTGTGGtaaatgtttttgaaataaataatttttaaatgagtATTTATAGGAGAAGTAAATAAGTGAacgaaattttttattaaaataagtaaaaattaaacattaaataaagaatttgtttttaagaataaaatcaCAAATAAATAAACTGCCCTAAGTAGTGATGAGGAAGATAAATATGTCCAACTTGTGGCCTAATTATGTCTTTTCAGTTCTCCCATAAAGTAATGGCATAGGTGCTTTCCAAATCAATACATCTTTTCCACtctcatcattttctttctgtTCCTTTGTCAGCAAGCACTGGCAGGAACAGAACAAACCATGATACAAGGAATCATAGAACAAGTTCATGACATAAGAAGCAAGGGACAATGTATTCAACTTCATAATCTGTGAGCTATTGGAACATACACATATCCATGGCTGGAACGCTTCCAGGAGTTGAATGTGCAAGAAGGAGAAGATTCCATAGATGCTTGGATTCAAACTCAACTTCTTTAGCTTCACATGTATCCACAAGGCGCTCTTCTTTTGGTTTGTATGCAAGTAACCATGGATATTGTTCTTCCTTGTCCACTTCACAGGTGTGTTCCTAATATCTTTAAGTACCTTTTCATTTCTATGCAcattttatcattaattttCTTCCCGGGTTTTAATGAAAACAGCAAAGAGACATGTTATACAAGAGACACCCTGAGGAGGATATGGTAGGAGCAGCCAGAGAAGCCAGACAGAGATTGGATGACAAGTTTAGAGCACAAAGGATGTCAGATAACAAAAGGTATACAAAAAAGTCAAAACCAAAAAGTTGTTTTTTATGCAGCTCTGATTATCTTGAAGAAGCATCATAATACTATAAAAGCATAGCCAAATCAAAGAACAAGCAGTACTAGGCTTGGCCTAGCTTAGAGGAAATACATACTACTTTTGGTCATATTTAAACAACACCATAGTTTCAAAAACTCCCCTTCTTATGTCTAGATGAAGAACTAGACATTCTGCATAAAAGGGCATTCCACACCAGAAACTATGCAGCAGATACTGCTAGAGACCCATCTGACTGAAACCATAGCAATTCTGTGACCAATTATTTGAGCCTAAGCATCAAACTGCATaaggaaaaaaacattttcCTATCAAGTGTAACACACCACAACAGATTTAGTAATTGTCCCTCATGTCTATTGCAACCACTTCCGCAGATCTGATTATCGGACCCAACTAGCAGtgtcaattttttataatatcaatcaattagaaattATCAATGCCAGGATTTTTAAAGTAGCCATTGAATTAACTTATCATACATTACTCAATGTGAGTTTATGTCAGTGTCTTTTGTTGGAGATCTACGTATACTAGGATAATGACAGAGTTTATCTAGAGTGAAAATAAACTTCTTATTAACCGATTTTATAAGATCGAGTTAGATTTAAATTacactttttaatatatttgtttaatttaacCGGTTTTATAAGATCGAGTTAGATTTAAATTacactttttaatatatttgtttaattGTTTGTGTTTTCTGAAATTGGTGTTTCATGTCATGGTATGGCTACAATATCAGCTTTCTTCAGGCTCAAATAGCTCTTGTATTTAATTTTGTGGAATAGTTGGTTCATGACTAAGTTGAATTTTAGCATATCAGATATATGATCCTACTATATATTGTCCTAACTTCAGGCTTAAATAATTGTTACTTATTGTTGTAAGTTTTTGGAATTGGTGGTTCATGACACCTAGAAGAATAATCACACATAAGTGAGTGatattttctctattttgttTTGGAAACTTATGGTTTAACTAATTAACAGACAAAACAGTACAACATGTGTGGAGGGCGAAAGAACAAGGATAACAGAGTTGCACACAGAGGTATATGGGTCAAAGAAGAGTGGTGCAAGGAAATTCAGTTGGACTAGATGGAGCTGGAAGGCCTCTGAACAAGAGGACTGTGCCGTGTGCTTGGAATCATTCAGAGTTGGAGAGACACTGATCCATCTTCCTTGTGCACATAAGTTCCATGACAGATGCTTGAAACCATGGTTGGAAAACAATTCTCATTGTCCATGTTGCAGAACAACCATTCTTTCCCTCTAGATTTAACTTTTCCTTGTGTTCAATTGTAGACTGAGATGGATAAAACATGAACTCAaatgtttgaaaatttgaacTTCAGAGTGATCATGTGTATCTAATCTAGCACATTTGAAGATTAATCACTG harbors:
- the LOC137822036 gene encoding probable E3 ubiquitin-protein ligase RHY1A, which produces MAGTLPGVECARRRRFHRCLDSNSTSLASHVSTRRSSFGLYASNHGYCSSLSTSQQRDMLYKRHPEEDMVGAAREARQRLDDKFRAQRMSDNKRQNSTTCVEGERTRITELHTEVYGSKKSGARKFSWTRWSWKASEQEDCAVCLESFRVGETLIHLPCAHKFHDRCLKPWLENNSHCPCCRTTILSL